Proteins from a single region of Callithrix jacchus isolate 240 chromosome 12, calJac240_pri, whole genome shotgun sequence:
- the CYP2C8 gene encoding cytochrome P450 2C8, with amino-acid sequence MDPFVVLLLCLSFLLLFSLWRQSSGRGKLPPGPTPLPIIGNILQISVKDIGKSFSNLSKVYGPLFTVYFGTKPVVVLHGYEAVKEALIDNGEEFSGRSIFPVSQRTSKDLGIISSNGKRWKEIRRFSLTTLRNFGMGKRSIEDRVQQEARCLVEELRKTKASPCDPTFILGCAPCNVICSVVFQNRFDYKDENFLTLMKRFNENFKILSSPWIQFCNNFPLLMDYFPGPHNKLFKNVALTKSYIWEKIKEHQASLDVNNPRDFIDCFLIKMQQEKDNQESEFTIESLVGTVADLFVAGTETTSTTLRYGLLLLLKHPEVTAKVQEEIDHVIGRHRSPCMQDRSHMPYTDAVMHEIQRYIDLVPTSVPHAVTTDIKFRNYLIPKGTAIMTSLTSVLHSDKEFPNPKTFDPGHFLDKNGNFKKSDHFMPFSAGKRICAGEGLARMEIFLFLTTILQNFNLKSVGDIKNLNTTSASKSIVSLPPPYQICFIPV; translated from the exons ATGGATCCTTTTGTGGTCCTGttgctctgtctctcttttttgcttctcttttcacTCTGGAGACAGAGCTCTGGGAGAGGGAAGCTCCCTCCTGGCCCCACTCCTCTTCCTATTATTGGAAACATCCTACAGATAAGTGTTAAGGACATCGGCAAATCTTTCAGCAAT CTCTCAAAAGTCTATGGTCCTCTGTTCACCGTGTATTTTGGCACGAAGCCCGTAGTGGTGTTGCACGGATATGAGGCAGTAAAGGAAGCCCTGATTGATAATGGAGAGGAGTTTTCTGGAAGAAGCATTTTCCCAGTATCTCAAAGAACTTCTAAAGATCTTG GAATCATTTCCAGCAATGGAAAGAGATGGAAGGAGATCCGGCGTTTCTCCCTTACAACATTGCGGAATTTTGGGATGGGGAAGAGGAGCATTGAGGACCGTGTTCAACAAGAAGCCCGCTGCCTTGTGGAGGAGTTGAGAAAAACCAAGG CCTCACCCTGTGATCCCACTTTCATCCTGGGCTGTGCTCCCTGCAATGTGATCTGCTCCGTTGTTTTCCAGAATCGATTTGATTATAAAGATGAGAATTTTCTCACCCTGATGAAAAGGTTCAATGAAAACTTCAAGATTCTGAGCTCTCCATGGATCCAG ttctGCAATAATTTCCCTCTCCTCATGGATTATTTCCCAGGACCTCAcaacaaattgtttaaaaatgttgctCTTACAAAAAGCTatatttgggagaaaataaaagaacaccaAGCATCACTGGATGTTAACAATCCTCGGGACTTTATCGATTGCTTTCTGATCAAAATGCAGCAG GAAAAGGACAACCAAGAGTCTGAATTCACTATTGAAAGCTTGGTTGGCACTGTAGCTGATCTATTTGTTGCTGGAACAGAGACAACAAGCACCACTCTGAGATATGGACTCCTACTCCTGCTGAAGCACCCAGAGGTCACAG CTAAAGTCCAGGAAGAGATTGATCATGTAATTGGCAGACACAGGAGCCCCTGCATGCAGGATAGGAGCCACATGCCTTATACAGATGCTGTCATGCACGAGATCCAGAGATACATTGACCTTGTCCCCACCAGTGTGCCCCATGCAGTGACCACTGACATTAAGTTCAGAAATTACCTCATCCCCAAG GGCACAGCCATAATGACATCACTGACTTCAGTGCTGCACAGTGACAAAGAATTTCCCAATCCAAAGACCTTTGACCCTGGCCACTTTCTGGATAAAAATGGCAACTTTAAGAAAAGTGACCACTTCATGCCTTTCTCAGCAG GGAAACGAATTTGTGCTGGAGAGGGACTCGCCCGCATGGAGATATTTTTATTCCTAACCACAATTTTACAGAACTTTAATCTGAAATCTGTTGGCGATATAAAGAACCTCAATACTACTTCAGCTAGCAAATCAATTGTTTCTTTGCCACCCCCGTACCAGATCTGCTTCATTCCTGTCTGA